The following are encoded together in the Raineyella sp. LH-20 genome:
- the proC gene encoding pyrroline-5-carboxylate reductase has protein sequence MDNASGDGSARSIPGTSASPANSALTVAVIGGGVMGGTLFRALLAVDDPPVAHAVVAEHHAARRTELLAAVAELAAGRDVRATADAVEAVHGADVVVLAVKPQDAHATLTSLAGELGPQTILLSVAAGLSTATLTGWLPDGVRVVRAMPNTPARIGEGATAVCAGAAASPADLDLVVRLLGRSGVVVRVTEDKMGAVTGVSGSGPAFVLLAMEAMIDAGVELGLTRAVAHDLAVQTFRGTAGLAQEPGAHPTLLREAVTSPGGTTAAGLAALESHGVRAGIAAAVRATVERNAALGA, from the coding sequence ATGGACAACGCATCTGGCGACGGCTCCGCCCGCTCGATCCCTGGCACCTCCGCCTCCCCTGCCAACTCCGCCCTCACCGTCGCCGTGATCGGCGGCGGGGTGATGGGAGGCACGCTCTTCCGGGCCCTGCTCGCGGTGGACGACCCGCCGGTCGCCCACGCCGTGGTCGCCGAGCACCACGCTGCGCGGCGTACGGAGCTGCTGGCGGCGGTGGCCGAGCTGGCCGCCGGCCGGGACGTCCGGGCGACCGCCGATGCGGTCGAGGCCGTCCACGGAGCAGACGTCGTCGTCCTGGCGGTCAAGCCGCAGGACGCCCATGCCACGCTGACCTCCCTGGCCGGCGAGCTGGGGCCGCAGACGATCCTGCTGTCGGTGGCCGCCGGGCTGTCCACCGCGACCCTGACCGGCTGGCTGCCGGACGGCGTCCGGGTCGTCCGGGCGATGCCGAACACCCCGGCCCGGATCGGTGAGGGGGCCACCGCCGTGTGTGCCGGTGCGGCGGCGAGCCCGGCCGACCTCGACCTGGTGGTCCGGCTGCTCGGCCGCTCCGGCGTGGTGGTGCGGGTGACCGAGGACAAGATGGGCGCGGTGACCGGGGTGTCCGGGTCCGGGCCGGCGTTCGTTCTGCTGGCCATGGAGGCGATGATCGACGCCGGCGTGGAACTCGGACTGACCCGGGCCGTCGCCCACGACCTGGCCGTGCAGACGTTCCGGGGCACTGCCGGCCTCGCCCAGGAACCGGGCGCGCACCCCACCCTGCTGCGTGAGGCGGTGACCTCGCCCGGCGGGACGACCGCCGCCGGCCTCGCCGCCCTGGAGAGTCATGGCGTACGGGCCGGGATCGCGGCCGCTGTCCGGGCGACTGTCGAGCGCAACGCAGCACTGGGCGCCTGA
- a CDS encoding 30S ribosomal protein bS22 has protein sequence MGSVIKKRRKRMAKKKHRKLLKKTRIQRRRAGK, from the coding sequence GTGGGTTCTGTCATCAAGAAGCGTCGCAAGCGCATGGCGAAGAAGAAGCACCGCAAGCTGCTCAAGAAGACGCGCATCCAGCGTCGTCGCGCCGGCAAGTGA
- a CDS encoding glutaredoxin family protein has translation MLSRTGCHLCVEAVAVVDRVCARHGAAYDVVDVDTDPALQARYGDLVPVVFVDGAEFATWRVSDDALDDALAHPPKAAR, from the coding sequence GTGCTGAGCAGGACCGGGTGTCACCTCTGTGTCGAGGCGGTCGCCGTGGTCGACCGGGTCTGCGCCCGCCACGGTGCGGCGTACGACGTGGTGGACGTCGACACCGACCCGGCGCTGCAGGCCCGCTACGGGGACCTGGTGCCGGTGGTGTTCGTGGACGGCGCCGAGTTCGCCACCTGGCGGGTGAGTGACGATGCCCTCGACGATGCCCTGGCGCACCCTCCGAAGGCGGCTCGATGA
- a CDS encoding redox-sensing transcriptional repressor Rex: MSEVVLPPASGGIPEATIARLPRYLQVLRDVRGRSTISSQQLAEAVGVNPAQLRKDLSYFGSVGTRGVGYDVGRLIALISDHLVGPDTRPFLIVGMGKLGTAMAGFTGYPERGFRIAGLIDVAPELVGTKLRVAATIGPTSLVVRHLDDLPAIVAETGASIALLCVPPRAAQDTLQRLAACGVTSVLNFVSDGVHAPEGVRLRDVDLGRELQILAYYQQHPDTAASHADAAEGQGTSTQKKVSV, encoded by the coding sequence GTGTCCGAGGTCGTTCTTCCGCCGGCCTCCGGTGGGATCCCCGAGGCGACGATCGCCAGGTTGCCTCGTTACCTCCAGGTGCTTCGTGACGTCCGCGGCCGCTCGACCATCTCCTCCCAGCAGCTCGCGGAAGCGGTCGGGGTCAACCCCGCCCAACTGCGCAAGGACCTGTCCTACTTCGGATCCGTCGGCACCCGGGGCGTCGGCTACGACGTGGGCCGGCTGATCGCGCTGATCTCCGACCACCTCGTCGGCCCCGACACCAGGCCGTTCCTGATCGTCGGGATGGGCAAGCTCGGCACCGCGATGGCCGGCTTCACCGGTTATCCCGAGCGAGGGTTCCGGATCGCCGGTCTGATCGACGTGGCGCCCGAGCTGGTCGGCACGAAACTGCGGGTGGCCGCCACCATCGGCCCGACCAGTCTGGTCGTACGACACCTCGACGACCTCCCCGCCATCGTCGCCGAGACCGGCGCCAGCATCGCCCTGCTCTGCGTGCCCCCGCGGGCGGCGCAGGACACCCTGCAACGGCTGGCCGCCTGTGGTGTCACCAGCGTCCTCAACTTCGTCAGTGACGGGGTCCACGCTCCCGAGGGCGTACGTCTGCGCGACGTCGACCTCGGCCGGGAACTCCAGATCCTCGCCTACTACCAGCAGCACCCTGACACCGCAGCCTCGCACGCGGACGCGGCGGAGGGCCAGGGGACGTCGACCCAGAAGAAGGTATCGGTGTGA
- a CDS encoding glutamyl-tRNA reductase has protein sequence MSILVLSVSHKTAPVDLLSRASMDAVTAAKLETGLAESEHIDEAVVLSTCNRTEVYANVSRFHHSLDDITARIAESTGLAAGTLQQHCAVFYDEAAISHLFNVTAGLDSMVVGENQILGQVKTALTRAQESGTVGPQLNHLFQQGLRVGKRVQSDTEVGAAGHSLMTAALDELYQQGIRLVGQRVVIVGAGSMAALSAHTLAAEGVDLTLVNRTYDKAAHLARAVGAVARPMAELDDALEQADILVTCTGARGTVITADQVRDAALSAVIDLAMPADVEREAGRYAPLINIALLMERDTDHATASQLRDAQQLVSEEAHAFLAARRAAQVKPTVVALRTMAHDVVETELDRLTGLTPDLTEAERAEVHKTVRRVVDKLLHQPTVRVQQYARSEQEVDYAAALRDLFALDPDHMRAVLTPPPDGATPDGVTVSVPAAVIPAAGPVTSGANGLRA, from the coding sequence GTGAGCATCCTCGTCCTCAGCGTCTCCCACAAGACGGCCCCGGTCGATCTCCTCAGCCGGGCGTCGATGGACGCCGTCACCGCGGCCAAGCTGGAGACCGGGCTCGCCGAGAGCGAGCACATCGACGAAGCGGTCGTGTTGTCCACCTGCAACCGCACCGAGGTGTACGCCAACGTCTCCCGCTTCCACCACAGCCTGGACGACATCACCGCCCGGATCGCCGAGTCGACCGGGCTGGCCGCCGGCACCCTGCAGCAGCACTGTGCGGTGTTCTACGACGAAGCCGCGATCAGTCACCTGTTCAACGTCACCGCGGGACTCGACTCGATGGTGGTGGGGGAGAACCAGATCCTCGGCCAGGTGAAGACGGCGCTGACCCGTGCCCAGGAGTCCGGCACGGTCGGCCCGCAGCTCAACCACCTCTTCCAGCAGGGCCTGCGGGTCGGCAAGCGGGTGCAGTCGGACACCGAGGTCGGCGCCGCCGGTCACTCGCTGATGACGGCGGCGCTCGACGAGCTCTACCAACAGGGCATCCGGTTGGTCGGCCAGCGGGTGGTGATCGTCGGCGCCGGCTCGATGGCCGCGCTGTCGGCCCACACCCTGGCCGCCGAGGGGGTCGACCTGACGCTGGTCAACCGTACGTACGACAAGGCGGCTCACCTCGCCCGCGCGGTGGGGGCGGTGGCCCGCCCGATGGCCGAGCTGGACGACGCCCTGGAACAGGCCGACATCCTGGTCACCTGCACCGGCGCCCGCGGCACGGTGATCACCGCCGACCAGGTCCGCGACGCGGCGCTGTCCGCGGTGATCGACCTGGCCATGCCGGCCGACGTGGAGCGGGAGGCCGGCCGCTACGCCCCGCTGATCAACATCGCACTGCTGATGGAGCGCGACACCGACCACGCCACCGCCTCCCAGCTGCGCGACGCCCAGCAACTCGTCAGCGAGGAGGCCCATGCCTTCCTTGCGGCCCGACGGGCCGCCCAGGTCAAGCCGACCGTGGTGGCGCTGCGGACGATGGCCCATGACGTGGTCGAGACGGAGCTGGACCGGTTGACCGGCCTGACCCCCGACCTCACCGAGGCCGAGCGGGCCGAGGTGCACAAGACCGTCCGCCGGGTGGTCGACAAGCTGCTCCACCAGCCCACGGTGCGGGTGCAGCAGTACGCCCGCAGCGAGCAGGAGGTCGACTACGCCGCTGCGCTGCGTGACCTGTTCGCGCTGGATCCCGACCACATGCGAGCCGTGTTGACGCCCCCGCCGGACGGTGCCACGCCGGATGGCGTGACCGTCTCCGTGCCCGCCGCGGTGATCCCCGCGGCCGGCCCGGTCACCTCCGGAGCGAACGGGCTGCGGGCATGA
- the hemC gene encoding hydroxymethylbilane synthase encodes MTAGGAARESQTADRTLVGAGLHVRVGARRSELARTQAEWVAGQLAALGATTEFVGVVTAGDTDRRHLTEIGGTGVFATAVRGGLLDGSVDVAVHSLKDLPVDPAPGLVVAAIPPREDPRDVLVGRRLDDLASGMRIGTGSPRRAVQLARLFAERGLEIEIVPVRGNVGTRVDLARHGEVDAVVLAAAGLRRLGMLTGDADRPTVAGLPADPVAVSDLLPAAGQAALACEVAETADPRLMALMAALDDLPTRLAVTAERRFLGRLEAGCLAPVGVHATVTRGAGQGLDLTLRAVAGQMIGRTSSSDTATPLTLVEGGTPAPKDESREGAVDRAATLGEGLADAMLLRLPASPA; translated from the coding sequence ATGACGGCCGGGGGCGCGGCCCGGGAGTCGCAGACCGCGGACCGTACGCTCGTCGGCGCCGGCCTGCACGTCAGGGTGGGCGCCCGCCGGTCCGAGCTCGCCCGCACCCAGGCCGAGTGGGTCGCCGGGCAGCTGGCGGCGCTCGGTGCGACGACCGAGTTCGTCGGGGTGGTGACCGCGGGGGACACCGACCGGCGCCACCTCACCGAGATCGGCGGGACCGGCGTCTTCGCCACCGCCGTCCGTGGCGGGCTGCTGGACGGGTCGGTCGACGTCGCCGTGCACTCCCTGAAGGACCTGCCGGTCGACCCGGCGCCGGGCCTGGTGGTGGCCGCCATTCCTCCTCGCGAGGATCCCCGCGACGTGCTGGTCGGCCGCCGCCTGGACGATCTGGCCTCCGGGATGCGGATCGGCACCGGGTCGCCACGACGCGCCGTGCAGCTCGCCCGGCTGTTCGCCGAGCGTGGCCTGGAGATCGAGATCGTCCCGGTCCGGGGCAATGTCGGCACCCGCGTCGACCTGGCGCGGCACGGCGAGGTCGACGCGGTCGTACTGGCCGCCGCCGGCCTGCGACGGCTCGGGATGCTGACCGGTGACGCGGACCGGCCGACCGTGGCCGGCCTGCCGGCGGATCCGGTGGCGGTGTCCGACCTGTTGCCGGCCGCAGGCCAGGCGGCCCTCGCCTGTGAAGTGGCTGAGACGGCGGATCCCCGACTGATGGCGCTGATGGCGGCCCTCGACGACCTGCCGACCCGGCTCGCGGTGACGGCCGAACGGCGGTTCCTGGGCAGACTGGAGGCCGGCTGCCTGGCACCGGTCGGGGTGCACGCCACGGTGACCCGGGGGGCCGGACAGGGGCTCGACTTGACTCTGCGGGCCGTTGCTGGGCAAATGATAGGTAGAACTTCCTCGAGCGACACGGCGACCCCGTTGACCCTTGTGGAGGGCGGTACGCCGGCACCGAAGGACGAGTCCCGGGAGGGCGCCGTGGATCGCGCCGCGACCCTCGGCGAGGGACTCGCCGACGCGATGCTGCTTCGGCTTCCGGCGTCACCCGCCTGA
- a CDS encoding uroporphyrinogen-III synthase — MTTIPASNQRDDTPGDPHHPAPAGTAPGGQTEGLGALPGEGAAGRGRVIFVGTGPGDPDLLTLMAVQTLSDADAVIMDSPDLSAILDHPAVRLRSGVQPESLASDEDGRPLTPSNRAKEVLRLANRGQRVVRLVKGDPFMDANVADEAAVCVKGGIDFEIVPGVSSLTAVPEYVGIALNKTDGIHFVSATDGTFTRAQSAQWAPTGTLVVNTRVDLVADIADAAVSSGRPSTEAALAVLGGGSTAQTTVLTTLAQLDETVQAAGLADNALVHVMIGPAVEQRDDLTWYESKPLFGWRVLVPRTKDQAGPLVTRLRTYGAISEEVPTISVEPPRSPQQMDKAIRGLVEGRFEWVCFTSVNALKAVRERFEQYGLDARAFSGLKVAAVGATTANALRAWGIEPEIVPTGEQSARGLTAEFPPYDPALDPINRIFLPRADIATETLKAGLTALGWEVEDVTAYRTVRASPPPAPVREAIKTGRFDAVVFTSSSTVRNLVGIAGKPHSCTVIAAIGPQTAKTCEEHGLRVDVVAPTPSAVGLADALAGFAADRRDGYLAKGQQVPKPSETRRGARSRKRTS, encoded by the coding sequence TTGACGACGATTCCGGCTTCGAATCAGCGGGACGACACTCCCGGTGACCCGCACCACCCCGCCCCGGCGGGCACCGCCCCCGGCGGCCAGACCGAGGGGCTCGGTGCGTTGCCCGGTGAGGGTGCAGCCGGTCGTGGCCGGGTCATCTTCGTCGGCACCGGTCCGGGTGACCCCGACCTGCTGACTCTGATGGCGGTCCAGACGCTGTCCGACGCCGACGCGGTGATCATGGACAGCCCGGATCTGTCCGCCATCCTCGACCACCCGGCAGTCCGCCTGAGGTCCGGTGTCCAGCCGGAGTCCCTCGCCAGTGACGAGGACGGTCGCCCGCTCACCCCGTCCAACCGCGCCAAGGAGGTCCTCCGGCTGGCCAACCGCGGCCAGCGGGTGGTCCGGTTGGTGAAGGGCGACCCGTTCATGGACGCGAACGTCGCCGACGAGGCGGCCGTGTGCGTCAAGGGCGGCATCGACTTCGAGATCGTGCCGGGCGTCTCCTCGCTCACCGCGGTCCCCGAGTACGTCGGCATCGCGCTGAACAAGACCGACGGCATCCACTTCGTGTCCGCCACCGACGGCACCTTCACCCGTGCCCAGTCGGCCCAGTGGGCGCCGACCGGCACCCTGGTGGTGAACACCCGGGTGGACCTGGTCGCCGACATCGCCGACGCCGCGGTGTCGTCCGGCCGCCCGTCCACCGAGGCCGCTCTGGCCGTGCTCGGCGGCGGATCGACCGCCCAGACCACGGTGCTCACCACCCTCGCCCAGCTGGACGAGACGGTGCAGGCCGCGGGGCTGGCGGACAACGCTCTGGTGCACGTGATGATCGGCCCGGCGGTCGAGCAGCGCGACGACCTCACCTGGTACGAGTCGAAGCCGTTGTTCGGCTGGCGGGTGCTGGTGCCGCGCACCAAGGACCAAGCCGGCCCGCTGGTCACCCGGCTGCGGACGTACGGGGCGATCAGCGAGGAGGTGCCGACCATCTCGGTCGAGCCGCCGCGCAGCCCCCAGCAGATGGACAAGGCCATCCGCGGGCTGGTCGAGGGCCGGTTCGAATGGGTGTGCTTCACCTCGGTGAACGCCCTCAAGGCGGTCCGGGAGCGGTTCGAGCAGTACGGGCTGGACGCCCGCGCCTTCTCCGGCCTCAAGGTCGCCGCGGTCGGCGCGACCACCGCGAACGCTCTGCGCGCCTGGGGCATCGAACCGGAGATCGTGCCCACCGGCGAGCAGTCCGCGCGCGGCCTGACGGCCGAGTTCCCGCCGTACGATCCGGCCCTCGACCCGATCAACCGGATCTTCCTGCCGCGGGCCGACATCGCCACCGAGACCCTCAAGGCCGGCCTCACCGCGCTCGGCTGGGAGGTCGAGGACGTCACCGCCTATCGGACCGTACGGGCCTCGCCGCCGCCGGCGCCGGTGCGTGAGGCGATCAAGACCGGTCGGTTCGACGCCGTCGTGTTCACCTCCTCCTCGACCGTCCGCAACCTGGTCGGGATCGCCGGCAAGCCGCACTCCTGCACGGTGATCGCGGCGATCGGCCCGCAGACCGCGAAGACCTGCGAGGAGCACGGTCTGCGGGTGGACGTCGTCGCCCCGACGCCGTCCGCGGTCGGCCTCGCCGACGCCCTGGCCGGCTTCGCCGCGGACCGTCGTGACGGCTATCTCGCGAAGGGCCAGCAGGTGCCGAAGCCGTCCGAGACCCGGCGCGGCGCGCGCTCGCGGAAGCGTACGTCCTGA
- the hemB gene encoding porphobilinogen synthase produces MAVPYRPRRLRTTPVMRAMVAETSVEPRRLIHPAFVAEGLTEPRPITSLPGQVQQTLDGIRRDAEECAELGLAGIMLFGVPEHKDATGSGALAEDGILNLATAAVRDAVGDDLLVMTDVCLDEFTDHGHCGVLTADGVVDNDATVELYARMAVLHAERGAHVVAPSGMMDGQVGAIRAALDDAGHQDVAIMAYSAKYASAFYGPFREAVSSTLTGDRKTYQQDPANAREALVEVELDLAEGADIVMVKPALPYLDILRQVRDAVNVPVAAYNVSGEYAMVEAAAEKGWIDRERTVREILTSIRRAGADTILSYWARDFARWERAGR; encoded by the coding sequence ATGGCCGTCCCGTACCGCCCGCGTCGCCTCCGCACCACCCCCGTCATGCGGGCGATGGTCGCGGAGACCTCCGTCGAGCCGCGCAGACTGATCCACCCGGCGTTCGTCGCCGAGGGGCTGACCGAGCCGAGGCCGATCACCTCGTTGCCCGGCCAGGTGCAGCAGACCCTGGACGGCATCCGCCGTGATGCCGAGGAGTGCGCCGAGCTGGGGCTGGCCGGGATCATGCTGTTCGGTGTCCCGGAGCACAAGGACGCCACCGGCTCCGGTGCGCTGGCCGAGGACGGGATCCTCAACCTGGCGACCGCCGCGGTCCGCGACGCGGTCGGCGACGACCTGCTGGTGATGACCGACGTCTGCCTCGACGAGTTCACCGACCACGGCCACTGCGGCGTGCTGACCGCCGACGGCGTGGTCGACAATGACGCGACCGTCGAGCTCTACGCCCGGATGGCCGTGCTGCACGCCGAGCGCGGCGCGCACGTGGTGGCCCCCTCCGGGATGATGGACGGTCAGGTCGGCGCGATCCGGGCCGCCCTGGACGACGCCGGCCACCAGGACGTGGCGATCATGGCGTACTCGGCCAAGTACGCCTCGGCCTTCTACGGACCGTTCCGGGAGGCCGTCTCCTCCACCCTCACCGGCGACCGGAAGACCTACCAGCAGGACCCGGCGAACGCCCGTGAGGCGTTGGTCGAGGTGGAGTTGGACCTGGCCGAGGGCGCCGACATCGTGATGGTGAAGCCCGCCCTGCCCTACCTCGACATCCTGCGCCAGGTGCGCGACGCGGTGAACGTGCCGGTCGCCGCCTACAACGTCTCCGGTGAGTACGCGATGGTCGAGGCCGCCGCGGAGAAGGGCTGGATCGATCGGGAGCGTACGGTCCGGGAGATCCTCACCTCGATCCGCCGGGCCGGCGCCGACACGATCCTCAGCTACTGGGCGCGGGATTTCGCCCGCTGGGAGCGCGCCGGGCGCTGA
- the hemL gene encoding glutamate-1-semialdehyde 2,1-aminomutase: MPSLPNPDSRGAQEAGQSAALYERAAKVIPGGVSSPVRAFRAVGGTPRFIRSAKGAYVTDVDGNEYVDLVGSWGPMLLGHAHPEVLDAVARAAADGTSFGAPTEAEVDLATEIIARTAVEQVRLVNSGTEATMSALRLARGATGRDKVIKFEGCYHGHVDALLVAAGSGAATLGHPSSPGVTEATTADTIVCAYNDRAGVERAFAEHGDQIACVIAEAAAGNMGVVPPAEVDGENFTAFLARIAHAHGALLITDEVMTGFRVSRSGQWGLDGQHGDLMTFGKVMGGGFPAAAFGGRAELMQQLSPVGPVYQAGTLSGNPVATAAGLTTLRLATEEVYSQLDRTAALLRAEIDKALDAFQVPHVIQHSGSLFSVFFTPEGVTAVPDWSVAATQRQDVFAAFFHGLLDNGVYLGPSCFEAWFLSAAHDDAAMDRIVEALPKAAAAARVAMTAA; this comes from the coding sequence ATGCCGTCGTTGCCCAATCCCGATAGTCGGGGCGCCCAGGAGGCCGGGCAGTCCGCCGCTCTCTACGAGCGTGCTGCGAAGGTGATTCCGGGCGGGGTGAGTTCCCCGGTCCGCGCCTTCCGTGCGGTCGGCGGGACGCCCCGGTTCATCCGGTCGGCGAAGGGGGCGTACGTCACCGACGTCGATGGCAACGAGTACGTCGACCTGGTCGGCTCCTGGGGGCCGATGCTGCTCGGCCACGCGCACCCCGAGGTGCTCGACGCGGTGGCCCGGGCGGCCGCGGACGGCACCTCGTTCGGTGCGCCGACCGAGGCCGAGGTGGACCTGGCCACGGAGATCATCGCCCGCACCGCGGTCGAGCAGGTCCGGCTGGTCAATTCCGGCACCGAGGCGACGATGTCGGCGCTGCGGCTGGCCCGCGGCGCGACCGGGCGGGACAAGGTGATCAAGTTCGAGGGCTGCTACCACGGCCACGTCGACGCCCTGCTGGTCGCCGCCGGCTCCGGCGCGGCGACCCTCGGCCACCCGTCCTCCCCGGGGGTCACCGAGGCGACCACCGCCGACACCATCGTCTGCGCCTACAACGACCGGGCCGGCGTCGAGCGGGCCTTCGCCGAGCACGGCGACCAGATCGCCTGCGTGATCGCCGAGGCCGCCGCCGGCAACATGGGCGTCGTCCCGCCGGCCGAGGTGGACGGGGAGAACTTCACCGCCTTCCTGGCCCGGATCGCGCACGCCCACGGCGCCCTGCTGATCACCGACGAGGTGATGACCGGCTTCCGGGTGTCCCGCTCCGGCCAGTGGGGTCTCGACGGCCAGCACGGCGACCTGATGACCTTCGGCAAGGTGATGGGCGGCGGCTTCCCCGCGGCGGCCTTCGGCGGCCGCGCCGAGCTGATGCAGCAGCTCTCCCCGGTCGGCCCCGTCTACCAGGCCGGTACGCTGTCCGGCAACCCGGTCGCCACCGCCGCCGGGCTGACCACCCTGCGGCTGGCCACCGAGGAGGTCTACAGCCAGCTCGACCGCACCGCCGCGCTGCTGCGCGCCGAGATCGACAAGGCCCTCGACGCCTTCCAGGTGCCGCACGTCATCCAGCACTCGGGCAGCCTGTTCTCCGTCTTCTTCACCCCCGAGGGGGTCACCGCGGTGCCGGACTGGTCGGTCGCGGCGACCCAACGCCAGGACGTCTTCGCGGCGTTCTTCCACGGCCTGCTCGACAACGGGGTCTACCTCGGGCCGTCATGCTTCGAGGCCTGGTTCCTGTCCGCCGCGCACGACGACGCGGCGATGGACCGGATCGTCGAGGCGCTGCCCAAGGCCGCGGCGGCCGCCCGGGTCGCCATGACCGCCGCCTGA
- a CDS encoding histidine phosphatase family protein, translating into MTHALVHLCRHGQVHNPEHVLYGRLPDYHLSDLGRAMADRLGEYFTGRDLAHLRVSPLERAQETMAPIAAQHGGLDVVTDERVIEAWNHLQGRVLNGADSELRDPRLWHYLVNPFAPSWGEHYVDQVTRMGAAIRDAAAAADGHEAVIVSHQLPIWMARSSAEGRRLVHNPMRRQCTLASVTTLEVTDGTIRFAGYAEPCRDLLPVKQRKGFVAGA; encoded by the coding sequence ATGACCCACGCCCTCGTCCACCTGTGCCGCCACGGTCAGGTCCACAACCCCGAACACGTCCTCTACGGGCGACTGCCCGACTACCACCTCTCCGATCTCGGCCGGGCGATGGCCGACCGGCTGGGGGAGTACTTCACCGGGCGCGACCTGGCGCACCTGCGGGTCTCCCCGCTGGAGCGGGCGCAGGAGACGATGGCGCCGATCGCCGCGCAGCACGGCGGGCTGGACGTCGTCACCGACGAGCGGGTGATCGAGGCCTGGAACCACCTGCAGGGTCGGGTGCTCAACGGCGCCGACTCCGAGCTGCGCGACCCGCGGCTGTGGCACTACCTGGTCAATCCGTTCGCCCCGTCCTGGGGTGAGCACTATGTCGACCAGGTGACGCGGATGGGCGCGGCGATCCGTGACGCCGCGGCGGCCGCCGACGGCCACGAAGCGGTCATCGTCTCCCACCAGCTGCCGATCTGGATGGCCCGCAGCAGCGCGGAGGGCCGCCGACTGGTGCACAACCCGATGCGCCGCCAGTGCACCCTGGCGTCGGTGACCACGCTGGAGGTGACCGACGGCACCATCCGGTTCGCCGGGTACGCCGAGCCGTGTCGGGACCTCCTCCCGGTGAAGCAGCGGAAGGGGTTCGTCGCCGGTGCCTGA
- a CDS encoding TlpA disulfide reductase family protein — protein sequence MPGRVSRALAAVALSVGLAGTLAACGAGTSDIASTQGGFVSGDGGVTILPVGKRPAAPVVSGPTLGDQGTALTTTAAPGKVLVLNVWGSWCAPCRAEAPDLVKASAQTADRADFIGLNTRDLDPVPAEAFVRSFGISYPSIYDPAGKLLLEFSSQLPPSGIPSTLVVDKDGKVAARIIGKTTEATLVGVIDDVAAGK from the coding sequence GTGCCCGGGCGCGTGTCGCGCGCACTGGCCGCCGTCGCGCTGTCCGTCGGCCTGGCCGGCACCCTGGCGGCCTGCGGAGCGGGCACGTCCGACATCGCCTCCACCCAGGGCGGGTTCGTCAGCGGCGACGGTGGGGTGACCATCCTGCCGGTCGGCAAGCGGCCCGCGGCGCCGGTGGTCAGCGGACCGACGCTCGGCGACCAGGGCACCGCGCTCACCACCACGGCGGCCCCCGGCAAGGTGCTGGTGCTCAACGTGTGGGGATCGTGGTGTGCGCCCTGTCGCGCGGAGGCACCGGACCTGGTCAAGGCGTCCGCGCAGACCGCGGACCGGGCCGACTTCATCGGCCTCAACACCCGCGACCTCGACCCCGTCCCGGCGGAGGCCTTCGTCCGCAGTTTCGGGATCAGCTATCCGAGCATCTACGACCCGGCCGGCAAGCTGCTGCTGGAGTTCTCCAGCCAGCTGCCGCCGTCCGGCATCCCGTCCACCCTGGTGGTCGACAAGGACGGCAAGGTGGCCGCCCGGATCATCGGCAAGACGACCGAGGCGACCCTGGTCGGGGTCATCGACGACGTGGCGGCCGGTAAGTGA
- a CDS encoding cytochrome c biogenesis CcdA family protein, which yields MLLAVPVAVLAGLVSFFSPCCVPLLPGYLSYATGLGAADVLQDGRSHRGRMLLGSSLFVLGFGVVFVAAGVAAGSVGRVLLTHQDVISRVIGVLAILLGLVFAGVIPLGDRDLRIHRLPKAGLAAAPVLGFVFGLGWTPCIGPTLSMVLTLAMNEGSAMRGGLLAFMYVLGLGIPFVVAAVAFTRMQRVVRFVRRHQVAVLRIGGISMVLVGLLLVTGLWERLMAMMRIWAAGFGTVL from the coding sequence ATGCTGCTGGCCGTCCCGGTGGCGGTGCTGGCCGGACTGGTGTCGTTCTTCTCCCCGTGTTGCGTCCCGCTGCTGCCGGGCTACCTGTCGTACGCCACCGGTCTGGGCGCCGCCGACGTGCTGCAGGACGGTCGCAGCCACCGCGGTCGGATGCTGCTCGGCAGCTCGCTGTTCGTGCTCGGCTTCGGCGTCGTGTTCGTCGCCGCCGGGGTGGCGGCCGGGTCCGTGGGGCGGGTGCTGCTCACCCACCAGGACGTGATCTCCCGGGTGATCGGGGTGCTGGCGATCCTGCTGGGACTGGTGTTCGCCGGGGTGATCCCGCTGGGCGACCGCGACCTGCGGATCCACCGGTTGCCGAAGGCGGGCCTGGCGGCCGCTCCGGTGCTCGGTTTCGTCTTCGGTCTGGGCTGGACGCCGTGCATCGGCCCGACCCTGTCGATGGTGCTGACCCTGGCGATGAACGAGGGCAGTGCGATGCGGGGCGGCCTGCTGGCGTTCATGTACGTGCTCGGCCTGGGCATCCCGTTCGTCGTCGCGGCGGTCGCGTTCACCCGGATGCAGCGGGTCGTCCGGTTCGTCCGTCGCCACCAGGTCGCGGTGCTGCGGATCGGCGGGATCTCCATGGTGCTGGTCGGGCTGCTGCTGGTGACCGGACTGTGGGAGCGACTGATGGCGATGATGCGGATCTGGGCCGCCGGATTCGGGACCGTGCTGTGA